A genomic window from Flavobacterium phycosphaerae includes:
- a CDS encoding nuclear transport factor 2 family protein gives MSFSLFLFIIVTATSFCQEKTKNKINILLDSWHQAAAEANFNTYFDLMTEDAIFIGTDATENWNKTAFQAFAKPYFDKGKAWNFTALERHIYFSNDKKMAWFDELLNTQMKICRGSGVLVLLNGNWKIKHYVLSMTIPNDNTDAVIKIKAPIEEALITQLKDKKK, from the coding sequence ATGTCCTTTTCCCTTTTTCTGTTTATAATTGTTACAGCTACATCATTCTGTCAAGAAAAAACAAAAAACAAAATCAATATTCTACTAGACTCCTGGCATCAAGCGGCGGCAGAAGCTAATTTCAATACTTACTTTGACTTAATGACTGAAGACGCCATTTTCATTGGTACTGATGCTACCGAAAACTGGAACAAAACTGCTTTTCAAGCTTTTGCCAAACCGTATTTTGACAAAGGTAAAGCATGGAATTTTACTGCATTGGAACGCCATATTTATTTCAGCAATGATAAAAAAATGGCTTGGTTTGATGAATTACTGAATACGCAAATGAAAATTTGTCGGGGCTCAGGCGTTTTGGTTTTACTCAATGGAAATTGGAAAATAAAGCACTATGTTCTTTCGATGACCATTCCTAACGACAACACCGATGCGGTTATTAAAATTAAAGCTCCTATTGAAGAGGCTTTAATCACTCAACTAAAAGATAAAAAAAAGTAA
- a CDS encoding globin family protein: MTKFSKIALCALVIGASCFTSCSSDDSTPATPSIYMRLGGTTLVDDPDNSDPAIKIEAGRLAYRKVVNTTIGLIVADVQSNASGNLSAHFAPLLAEVQANNTTNLAELVDNLTDFFSYNTGGTNAVNTYSGLDMVAAHNPAVNTRMGVKATDANYTKFEGYVGAAAVQNGVAANTQLYTDIVAVLESLRDPIVQ, from the coding sequence ATGACAAAGTTTTCAAAAATTGCACTCTGTGCATTAGTAATCGGAGCATCATGCTTTACTTCTTGTAGTAGTGATGACTCAACACCGGCAACACCTTCTATATACATGAGATTAGGAGGAACGACATTAGTTGATGATCCGGACAATTCAGATCCGGCAATAAAAATTGAAGCCGGACGTTTAGCTTACCGAAAAGTGGTCAACACTACCATCGGTCTGATTGTTGCCGATGTGCAATCAAACGCTTCCGGAAATTTAAGCGCTCATTTTGCGCCACTTTTAGCCGAAGTTCAAGCAAACAACACCACAAACCTGGCTGAATTAGTAGATAATTTAACCGATTTCTTTTCGTATAACACCGGAGGAACAAACGCTGTAAACACCTATTCAGGATTAGATATGGTGGCTGCTCACAATCCTGCTGTAAACACCAGAATGGGCGTAAAAGCTACCGATGCTAATTACACCAAATTTGAAGGCTACGTCGGTGCCGCTGCAGTTCAAAACGGAGTGGCTGCCAACACCCAATTATACACTGATATTGTTGCCGTATTAGAATCGTTAAGAGATCCTATTGTTCAATAA
- a CDS encoding L-threonine 3-dehydrogenase: MSTKILIIGACGQIGTELTKKLRSLYGVDNVIASDIRKLNIDVVNSGPFEVVNALDFNQIEHIVEEHQIEEVYLMAALLSATAEKNPAFAWDLNMNSLFHVLNLAKAKKIKKIFWPSSIAVFGPTTPRINTPQYTIMEPTTVYGISKQTGERWCEYYHNIYGVDVRSIRYPGLISWSTEPGGGTTDYAVDIYHKALKNGKYECFLSEETALPMMYMDDAITATVEIMQAPADNIKIRSSYNLAGVSFTPKEIAAEIKNHIPDFTISYKPDFRQKIADSWPASIDDSAAQKDWNWKHKFDLASMTVEMLENLK, from the coding sequence ATGAGTACAAAAATTTTAATTATTGGGGCTTGCGGACAAATTGGTACTGAGCTTACCAAAAAGCTACGAAGCCTATACGGCGTTGACAATGTAATTGCTTCAGATATCCGAAAACTGAATATTGATGTGGTGAATTCGGGACCTTTTGAAGTGGTAAACGCTTTAGATTTTAACCAAATTGAACACATTGTTGAAGAACATCAGATTGAAGAAGTCTATCTGATGGCGGCCTTACTTTCGGCTACTGCAGAAAAGAATCCGGCTTTTGCTTGGGATTTGAATATGAATTCGCTGTTTCACGTTTTGAATTTGGCGAAAGCTAAAAAAATAAAAAAAATATTTTGGCCTTCGAGCATCGCCGTTTTTGGACCAACCACACCAAGAATAAATACACCACAATATACCATTATGGAACCGACTACTGTATACGGAATCAGTAAACAGACCGGGGAAAGATGGTGTGAATACTACCATAATATTTACGGGGTTGATGTGCGCAGCATTCGCTATCCGGGATTAATCAGTTGGTCAACCGAGCCGGGTGGAGGCACTACCGATTACGCAGTTGATATTTATCACAAAGCATTAAAAAACGGAAAATATGAATGTTTCCTTTCGGAAGAGACCGCTTTGCCGATGATGTATATGGATGATGCCATTACTGCCACGGTTGAAATTATGCAGGCACCGGCAGACAATATTAAAATTCGCTCTTCCTATAATTTGGCCGGAGTCAGCTTTACACCAAAAGAAATTGCAGCTGAAATTAAAAACCATATACCTGATTTTACCATTTCGTATAAGCCCGATTTCCGTCAGAAGATTGCCGACAGTTGGCCGGCTTCGATTGATGACAGTGCGGCACAAAAAGATTGGAATTGGAAGCACAAATTTGATTTAGCATCCATGACTGTTGAAATGCTTGAGAATCTGAAATAA
- the mfd gene encoding transcription-repair coupling factor, whose amino-acid sequence MSQNSLYNTYLHSAKVKQIAEALENPLTKLQLKGLSGSSMSFVFQAIFKKSEKPFLLLLNEKEEAAYILNDLEQMIGTNDVLFYPSSYRRPYQIEETDNANVLLRSEVLNRINSRKKPAVIVTYPEALFEKVVTRKELDKNTLKVSVGDNVTIDFINEVLFEYEFKRVDFITEPGEFSVRGGILDVFSFSNDNPYRIEFFGNEVDSIRTFDVETQLSVEKQNKITIIPNLENKFIKENRESFLDYISDKTVLCIENAEFLTAQLDKLFAKAIETFDKLSKDVKHAAPEHLFLNQEGFLRKALDFSIIELSNKPLFKTTKTFEYHIQPQPSFNKQFDLLLNNLSDNHFNGYTNYLFCSNEGQANRFHDIFESLDEANHENVRKQYHTIVASLYQGFIDEENQIACYTDHQIFERYHKFSIKNGYSKKQTLTLKELNSLSVGDYVTHIDHGIGKFGGLQKIQVEGKTQEAIKLVYADNDIVYVSIHSLHKISKYNGKDGTPPKIYKLGSNAWKVLKQKTKARVKHIAFNLIQLYAKRRLEKGFQFAPDSYLQKELESSFIYEDTPDQITATQDVKADMEKDRPMDRLVCGDVGFGKTEVAIRAAFKAVDNSKQVAVLVPTTILAYQHYRTFSERLKDMPVKVGYLNRFRTAKQKAQTLEELASGKLDIIIGTHQLVNKNVQFKDLGLLIVDEEQKFGVNVKDKLKTIAANVDTLTLTATPIPRTLQFSLMAARDLSVITTPPPNRYPIESQVVGFNEELIRDAISYEIQRNGQVFFINNRIENIKEIAGMIQRLVPDARVGIGHGQMEGTKLEELMLGFMNGDFDVLVATTIIESGLDVPNANTIFINNANNFGLSDLHQMRGRVGRSNKKAFCYFICPPYSAMTDDARKRIQALEQFSELGSGFNIAMKDLEIRGAGDLLGGEQSGFINEIGFETYQKIMNEAIEELKENEFKDLYDDGVEDENKEYVKDLQIDTDFELLFPDEYINNISERLNLYNELGNIKDEAGLLAYETKLIDRFGPLPKEALALLNSIRIKWIATQMGIEKIVMKQGKLIGYFVSDQQSDYYNSKSFRHMLTFVQQHANLCKMKEKETKNGLRLLLTFENVKSISRALEFMELMKK is encoded by the coding sequence TTGAGTCAAAACTCGTTATACAACACCTACCTGCATTCGGCGAAAGTCAAACAAATAGCAGAGGCACTCGAAAATCCTTTAACCAAATTACAGTTAAAAGGACTTTCCGGTTCATCGATGTCGTTTGTGTTTCAGGCTATTTTTAAAAAAAGTGAAAAACCATTTCTTCTACTTCTGAATGAAAAAGAAGAAGCCGCCTATATCCTGAACGATTTAGAACAAATGATTGGCACCAATGATGTGCTATTTTATCCCAGTTCCTATCGTCGTCCGTACCAAATTGAAGAAACCGACAATGCCAATGTTTTGTTGCGTTCTGAAGTGTTGAACCGAATCAATTCCCGAAAAAAACCGGCCGTTATAGTTACTTATCCCGAGGCACTTTTTGAAAAAGTAGTCACGCGAAAAGAACTCGATAAAAACACCTTGAAAGTTTCGGTTGGCGATAATGTTACCATCGATTTCATAAACGAAGTGTTGTTTGAATACGAATTCAAACGTGTGGATTTTATCACAGAACCCGGTGAGTTCTCTGTGCGTGGAGGGATTTTGGATGTCTTTTCGTTTTCGAATGATAACCCCTATCGTATCGAGTTTTTTGGTAATGAGGTGGACAGTATCAGGACCTTTGATGTAGAAACGCAACTTTCGGTCGAGAAGCAAAACAAGATTACCATTATCCCCAATCTAGAAAATAAATTCATCAAAGAAAACCGCGAAAGTTTCCTCGATTATATCAGTGACAAAACGGTTTTATGTATTGAAAATGCCGAGTTTTTAACGGCGCAATTAGACAAACTTTTTGCCAAGGCGATAGAAACTTTTGACAAACTTTCCAAAGACGTTAAACACGCCGCGCCGGAACATTTGTTTCTGAATCAAGAAGGTTTTTTACGCAAAGCATTAGATTTTTCTATCATAGAATTATCTAATAAACCGTTGTTCAAAACGACTAAAACTTTTGAATACCATATACAACCTCAACCTTCGTTTAACAAGCAATTTGATTTGCTATTGAACAATTTGAGCGACAATCATTTTAACGGGTATACCAATTATTTGTTCTGTTCCAATGAAGGACAGGCGAATCGTTTTCATGATATTTTTGAAAGTTTAGACGAAGCCAATCACGAGAATGTTCGCAAACAATACCACACCATTGTAGCTTCTCTTTATCAAGGATTTATCGATGAAGAAAACCAAATAGCTTGTTATACGGATCATCAAATTTTTGAGCGTTACCATAAATTCAGCATCAAAAACGGTTATTCCAAAAAGCAAACACTAACTTTAAAAGAATTAAATTCCTTATCCGTTGGCGATTATGTGACGCATATTGATCATGGTATCGGGAAGTTTGGCGGTTTGCAAAAAATTCAGGTCGAAGGCAAAACACAAGAAGCCATTAAACTAGTGTATGCGGATAATGATATTGTGTATGTGAGCATTCATTCGCTACATAAAATATCCAAATACAACGGCAAAGACGGCACTCCACCCAAGATTTATAAACTTGGTTCCAATGCCTGGAAGGTTTTAAAACAAAAAACCAAAGCACGAGTTAAGCATATTGCCTTTAACTTAATTCAGTTGTATGCCAAGCGAAGATTGGAAAAAGGTTTTCAGTTTGCACCGGATAGTTATCTGCAAAAAGAGCTGGAAAGTTCCTTTATTTATGAAGATACACCGGATCAAATTACAGCCACTCAAGACGTCAAAGCCGACATGGAAAAAGACCGTCCGATGGATCGATTGGTTTGTGGCGACGTAGGTTTTGGGAAAACGGAAGTAGCTATTCGTGCCGCGTTTAAAGCTGTTGACAACAGTAAGCAAGTCGCGGTTTTGGTTCCAACTACCATTTTGGCTTACCAACATTACAGAACTTTTTCGGAACGTTTAAAAGATATGCCGGTGAAAGTGGGCTATTTAAACAGATTCCGCACCGCCAAACAAAAAGCCCAAACTTTGGAAGAATTGGCTTCCGGGAAGTTGGACATCATCATTGGCACCCACCAATTGGTCAACAAAAATGTACAGTTCAAAGATTTAGGATTGTTGATTGTGGATGAAGAACAAAAATTTGGTGTCAATGTAAAAGACAAACTCAAAACGATAGCCGCTAATGTGGATACTTTGACCTTGACGGCTACGCCTATCCCGAGAACCCTGCAGTTTTCATTAATGGCAGCTCGTGATTTATCCGTAATTACAACGCCTCCACCAAATCGTTATCCCATCGAGTCACAAGTGGTTGGTTTTAATGAAGAACTGATTCGTGATGCTATTTCGTATGAAATTCAGCGAAACGGCCAAGTCTTTTTCATCAATAACCGAATTGAGAATATCAAGGAAATTGCCGGTATGATTCAGCGGCTTGTTCCTGATGCCCGCGTAGGGATTGGTCACGGCCAAATGGAAGGCACCAAGTTGGAAGAATTGATGCTAGGTTTTATGAACGGTGATTTTGATGTGTTAGTGGCCACCACCATTATTGAAAGCGGTTTAGATGTGCCGAATGCCAATACCATTTTCATCAACAATGCTAATAATTTCGGACTTTCTGATTTGCATCAAATGCGAGGTCGTGTTGGAAGAAGTAACAAGAAAGCCTTCTGTTATTTTATTTGTCCGCCGTATTCTGCCATGACGGATGATGCCCGAAAACGTATTCAAGCGTTGGAACAATTCAGCGAATTAGGAAGTGGTTTTAATATTGCCATGAAAGATTTGGAAATTCGCGGCGCAGGAGATTTATTGGGCGGTGAGCAAAGTGGTTTTATCAATGAAATTGGTTTTGAAACCTACCAAAAAATCATGAACGAAGCCATTGAAGAGTTGAAAGAAAACGAATTCAAAGACTTATATGACGATGGTGTTGAAGACGAAAATAAGGAATATGTAAAAGATTTACAGATTGACACCGATTTCGAATTACTGTTTCCGGATGAATACATCAACAACATTTCGGAGCGTTTGAATTTGTATAATGAATTAGGAAACATCAAGGATGAAGCCGGTTTGTTGGCTTATGAAACCAAGCTGATAGATCGTTTTGGTCCGTTACCAAAAGAAGCCTTAGCACTACTCAACAGCATTCGCATTAAATGGATTGCCACTCAAATGGGTATTGAAAAAATCGTCATGAAACAGGGCAAACTGATTGGCTATTTTGTTTCCGACCAACAATCCGATTATTACAATTCAAAGTCTTTCCGTCACATGCTGACTTTTGTGCAACAGCATGCTAACCTCTGTAAAATGAAAGAGAAAGAAACCAAAAACGGTCTGCGTTTGCTGCTCACTTTCGAAAATGTAAAATCAATTTCCAGAGCGCTAGAGTTTATGGAATTGATGAAAAAATAA
- a CDS encoding M12 family metallo-peptidase, translated as MKRILLLVAFFNCACLLAQNKIAQQVTALQNSNTNFKPMTVLTPSPNAINANVDKVVDGATLATLNMTKINEIVANQYDYIALEIPYQNQTISVLLYKSNPFAEGFHVDTDKTKNIPYQKGVYYRGIINGEVNSVSSFNFFNGEFNGIISSSALGNVVVGKLDKPNNQTDYIVYSDAKMKIVNQFDCHVDDSALLSKIAAQSTQSPQNTLSTRWVTLYFEVDYNIYQNQGSDTTATTNWMTSVYNNVQTLYNNDGISTALKSIFIWTEQDPYEGVGDNSGAYLNAFNEQRPIFDGDLGGLVGVDEGGLGGVAAAIDGLCSLSGYCYSDVDYGFSTVPTYSWTVQVITHEFGHLFGSPHTHACYWNGNNTAIDNCAPYALGSAWEGGSCMTTPATIPSSSEKGTIMSYCHLVSGVGISFNNGFGPQPAALILNTVNNSTCLSFDGINTCINTVDNVVIESVSPTAVYFSWSDDFNTSWEVAVTPFSSTNIVWNTTTNNNYFATGLNPNTYYKIRIRPLCDANITPANREKIFATNTTNVCAGMQFTDTGGTSGSYTNLETWVRTITPYNQGLKLKVTFSSFNLEDTFDFLYVYNGPDEFYPDLTSGGLTGATIPGPFNSTSTEGSLTFKFVSDQLETKSGWNAIISCTGTLGEETNEFLDYSYYPNPTNGLVSITSKDAITEVAVYNVEGRLLFNQKMNDLSARVDISQFATGTYFFKLKFNDKEANFKILKM; from the coding sequence ATGAAAAGAATCCTACTCTTAGTTGCCTTTTTTAATTGCGCTTGTTTATTGGCACAAAATAAAATAGCTCAACAAGTTACTGCATTGCAAAATTCAAATACGAATTTCAAGCCAATGACTGTATTGACCCCATCGCCCAATGCTATCAATGCCAATGTTGACAAAGTGGTAGATGGCGCAACACTGGCTACCCTAAACATGACAAAAATTAATGAAATCGTCGCCAATCAGTACGACTACATTGCCTTGGAAATTCCTTATCAAAACCAAACGATTTCAGTGCTTTTATACAAATCAAATCCCTTTGCGGAAGGATTTCATGTTGACACGGATAAAACCAAAAACATCCCTTACCAAAAAGGAGTTTACTATCGCGGAATCATCAACGGAGAAGTAAATTCGGTTTCCTCTTTCAATTTTTTTAATGGAGAGTTTAACGGAATTATTTCGAGTTCAGCATTAGGAAATGTTGTGGTTGGAAAATTAGACAAGCCTAATAATCAAACCGACTACATCGTTTATTCGGATGCTAAAATGAAGATTGTGAATCAATTTGATTGTCATGTTGACGATAGCGCTTTGTTGTCAAAAATTGCTGCTCAAAGTACTCAAAGTCCACAAAACACTTTAAGTACCAGATGGGTTACACTTTATTTCGAAGTAGATTACAATATCTATCAAAATCAAGGGAGTGATACAACTGCAACCACCAACTGGATGACTTCGGTTTACAACAATGTACAAACGCTTTATAATAATGATGGAATATCAACGGCTTTGAAATCCATATTCATTTGGACAGAACAAGATCCGTATGAAGGAGTTGGGGATAATTCAGGGGCTTATTTAAATGCCTTTAATGAACAACGACCAATTTTTGATGGTGATTTAGGCGGATTAGTTGGAGTAGATGAAGGCGGACTTGGCGGAGTTGCAGCAGCAATCGATGGGTTGTGTTCGTTATCAGGGTATTGTTATTCTGATGTTGATTATGGTTTTTCAACGGTACCAACCTACTCTTGGACAGTACAAGTGATTACCCACGAGTTTGGCCATTTATTTGGGTCACCACATACACATGCTTGTTATTGGAATGGTAATAATACCGCTATAGACAACTGTGCCCCTTATGCCTTGGGTTCTGCTTGGGAAGGCGGTTCTTGTATGACCACACCGGCAACTATTCCTTCCAGTTCAGAAAAAGGAACCATAATGAGTTATTGTCATTTAGTGTCAGGCGTTGGTATTAGTTTTAACAATGGTTTCGGACCACAACCTGCCGCATTAATTCTAAATACGGTAAACAACTCAACTTGTTTGAGCTTTGATGGAATCAATACTTGTATTAATACCGTTGACAATGTAGTTATTGAAAGTGTATCACCAACAGCGGTATATTTTAGCTGGAGTGATGATTTTAATACGTCCTGGGAAGTGGCTGTTACACCATTTTCATCAACCAATATAGTATGGAATACTACTACGAATAATAATTATTTTGCCACCGGATTGAATCCTAATACTTATTATAAAATACGGATAAGACCTTTATGTGATGCCAATATTACTCCGGCTAACAGAGAAAAGATTTTTGCAACCAATACAACCAATGTTTGTGCGGGAATGCAATTTACAGATACCGGCGGAACATCTGGAAGCTATACTAATTTAGAAACTTGGGTAAGAACAATAACTCCTTATAATCAAGGATTAAAGTTAAAAGTTACGTTTTCAAGTTTTAATCTGGAAGATACCTTTGATTTTTTATATGTGTACAATGGTCCTGATGAGTTTTATCCTGATTTAACTTCAGGAGGATTAACCGGCGCAACCATACCGGGTCCGTTTAATTCAACTTCAACAGAAGGCTCTTTAACCTTTAAGTTTGTTTCTGACCAATTGGAAACTAAATCAGGATGGAATGCCATCATTTCATGTACAGGAACATTAGGTGAAGAAACCAATGAGTTCCTGGATTACAGCTATTATCCTAATCCAACCAATGGTTTGGTCTCTATTACTTCTAAAGATGCCATTACAGAAGTGGCCGTGTATAATGTAGAAGGCAGGTTATTATTTAACCAAAAAATGAATGACTTGAGTGCCCGTGTTGATATTTCACAATTCGCCACCGGAACCTATTTCTTTAAACTGAAATTCAATGATAAAGAAGCGAATTTCAAAATTTTGAAAATGTAA
- a CDS encoding YraN family protein, which yields MAEHNELGKLGEELAAGYLEQNGYTILETNWTFQKAEIDIIAQKAEVLAIVEVKTRSSLAFGLPQDFVKPKKISLLVKAVNEYVITNDLDVSVRFDIIAVSKEEGDFKIEHIEDAFYHF from the coding sequence ATGGCAGAACACAACGAACTAGGGAAGCTTGGCGAGGAATTGGCAGCGGGTTATTTGGAACAAAACGGTTATACCATATTGGAAACTAACTGGACTTTTCAAAAAGCCGAAATTGATATTATTGCGCAAAAAGCCGAAGTTTTAGCCATCGTTGAAGTAAAAACCCGCTCGTCATTAGCATTTGGTTTGCCACAAGATTTTGTAAAACCAAAGAAAATCAGCTTGTTGGTCAAAGCGGTAAACGAATATGTTATAACCAATGATTTAGATGTGTCGGTGCGTTTTGATATCATTGCTGTCTCTAAAGAAGAGGGAGATTTTAAAATAGAACATATAGAAGATGCGTTTTATCATTTTTAA
- a CDS encoding S66 peptidase family protein, translated as MITPPYLQKGDTVAIVSTARKNIEDNLKPTIDLLEGWGLNVKIGKTIGLDYYQLAGTDAQRAEDFQEQMDNPNIKAIWCVRGGYGTVKIIDKLDFTKFKQNPKWIIGFSDVTVLHSHLNRMGIESIHGTMPVAIPRATDEAKNSLCAALFGDPLAYTLECDALNHLGKAKGELVGGNLSILYSLLGSASAIDCQDKILFLEDLDEYLYHVDRMMMNLKRNGCLASLKGIIVGGMTEMKDNEIPWGRNALEIIEDAVKGLNIPIIYNFPAGHIRDNRSLIFGRQISMEVTAEMSKVVFE; from the coding sequence ATGATTACACCACCTTATCTCCAAAAAGGCGACACTGTTGCCATCGTTTCTACAGCGCGAAAAAATATTGAAGACAATTTAAAACCCACTATTGATTTGCTGGAAGGTTGGGGTTTAAACGTAAAAATCGGGAAAACCATTGGATTGGATTATTATCAATTGGCCGGAACAGATGCCCAGCGTGCTGAAGATTTTCAAGAGCAAATGGACAACCCCAATATCAAAGCGATTTGGTGTGTTCGCGGAGGCTATGGAACGGTAAAAATTATTGACAAATTGGATTTTACTAAATTCAAACAAAATCCCAAATGGATTATCGGCTTTAGCGATGTGACCGTTTTGCACAGTCATTTGAACCGAATGGGTATTGAATCTATCCACGGAACGATGCCTGTTGCCATTCCAAGAGCTACTGATGAAGCCAAGAATTCCTTATGTGCCGCTTTGTTTGGCGACCCTTTAGCCTATACTTTAGAGTGTGATGCTTTGAATCATTTAGGCAAAGCCAAAGGAGAATTGGTAGGGGGAAATCTCTCTATTTTGTATAGTTTGTTGGGGTCAGCATCAGCGATTGATTGTCAGGATAAAATCTTGTTTTTAGAAGATTTAGACGAATATTTATACCATGTTGACCGCATGATGATGAACCTGAAACGCAACGGTTGTTTGGCCAGTTTGAAAGGAATCATTGTGGGCGGTATGACTGAAATGAAAGACAATGAAATTCCGTGGGGTAGAAATGCCTTGGAAATCATTGAGGATGCCGTCAAAGGATTGAACATTCCGATTATTTATAATTTCCCGGCAGGGCACATCAGAGACAACCGCAGTTTGATTTTTGGAAGACAAATCTCGATGGAAGTAACAGCCGAAATGAGTAAAGTAGTTTTTGAATAA
- a CDS encoding HAD family hydrolase encodes MNLKVIAFDADDTLFVNEPYFQETEEKFCALMSDYLSHQGLSQELFKTEIANLDLYGYGIKGYILSMIEAAMRISNNTISIEIIEKIIEYGKELLQKPIELLDGVEETLEALKGKYKLIVATKGDLKDQQSKLHRSGLGHYFHHIEVMADKQELNYQKLLTRLEIEPHEFFMIGNSLKSDVLPVLGIGGYAVHIPFHTTWEHEKISHKVEHPNFRTLENISDVLPILLK; translated from the coding sequence ATGAACCTAAAAGTAATTGCCTTTGATGCTGATGACACTTTGTTTGTCAACGAGCCGTATTTTCAGGAAACGGAGGAGAAATTTTGTGCCTTGATGAGTGATTATTTGTCGCATCAAGGATTATCACAAGAGTTGTTCAAGACCGAGATTGCCAATTTAGATTTGTATGGTTATGGTATAAAAGGCTATATTCTTTCGATGATAGAAGCGGCTATGAGAATTTCAAACAATACCATTTCTATTGAAATCATCGAAAAGATTATCGAATACGGGAAAGAGTTATTGCAAAAACCCATTGAATTATTAGATGGTGTCGAAGAAACACTTGAAGCTTTAAAAGGAAAATACAAACTGATTGTAGCCACCAAAGGCGATTTAAAAGACCAACAAAGCAAGTTGCATCGTTCCGGTTTAGGACATTATTTTCATCATATAGAAGTAATGGCCGACAAACAAGAACTCAATTACCAAAAACTATTGACCCGTTTAGAGATTGAGCCTCATGAGTTTTTTATGATTGGTAATTCGCTGAAATCGGATGTATTACCGGTATTGGGTATTGGCGGTTATGCGGTTCATATTCCGTTTCACACCACTTGGGAACATGAAAAAATCAGTCACAAAGTAGAGCACCCTAATTTCAGAACTTTGGAAAACATTTCGGATGTGCTCCCAATTTTACTAAAATAA
- a CDS encoding chloramphenicol acetyltransferase codes for MKQKLPLDTWNRKEHFLFFKQMEEPFFGITATIDCTKAYAKSKELGVTFFTYYLHKTLQAVNAIEPFRYRIIDDEVYIYDTIDVSATILRDDKTFGFSLMEYAENLDEFAEITKKEIARVKATPGLITRDFEINLIHFSALPWINFTSYSHARSFTFPDSCPKVSFGKMMDDHGKKTMAMAIHVHHGLVDGYHIGELIDCFQELMDR; via the coding sequence GTGAAGCAAAAATTACCCCTCGACACTTGGAACCGAAAAGAGCATTTTCTGTTTTTTAAACAAATGGAAGAACCTTTTTTTGGCATCACCGCCACTATAGATTGTACCAAAGCCTATGCAAAGTCAAAAGAATTAGGGGTTACTTTTTTCACCTATTATTTGCACAAAACCTTGCAGGCCGTGAATGCCATCGAACCTTTTCGGTATCGCATAATTGATGATGAAGTTTATATTTATGACACCATTGATGTTTCGGCTACGATTTTACGAGACGATAAAACATTTGGCTTTTCATTGATGGAATACGCTGAAAATCTGGATGAATTTGCTGAAATTACCAAAAAAGAAATCGCCCGTGTGAAAGCCACTCCCGGTTTGATTACACGCGATTTTGAGATTAACTTAATTCACTTTTCGGCATTGCCTTGGATTAACTTTACTTCTTATTCACATGCCCGAAGTTTTACTTTTCCTGACAGTTGCCCTAAAGTATCCTTTGGCAAAATGATGGATGACCATGGCAAAAAAACCATGGCAATGGCTATTCATGTGCATCACGGACTGGTTGATGGGTATCACATTGGCGAACTGATAGATTGTTTTCAGGAGTTGATGGACAGGTAA
- a CDS encoding HRDC domain-containing protein, producing MNIKVFNIRLAKEFCQSDQDKMNQFLDSVEVKLTSTNFVTTGTLDFWSAAVFYAPKTDKKGTETTKLAEEDLSPQEHKIFNALRHWRNDLAETLDWSAFRICHNSHLLAVAKTNPQTLHDLEMVPGFGKARTEKYGDAILAVLNAL from the coding sequence ATGAATATTAAAGTTTTTAATATCCGCTTGGCTAAAGAATTTTGTCAATCAGACCAAGACAAGATGAATCAGTTTTTGGATTCGGTTGAGGTAAAATTAACTTCTACCAATTTTGTTACCACGGGTACTTTAGATTTTTGGTCGGCAGCCGTTTTTTATGCCCCAAAAACCGATAAGAAAGGAACGGAAACAACGAAGTTAGCTGAAGAAGATTTGTCCCCACAAGAGCATAAAATTTTCAATGCTTTGCGTCATTGGAGAAATGATTTAGCCGAAACATTAGATTGGTCTGCTTTCAGGATTTGTCACAATTCGCATTTACTTGCCGTGGCCAAAACGAATCCCCAAACGTTGCACGATTTAGAAATGGTACCGGGATTTGGAAAGGCACGAACAGAAAAATACGGCGACGCTATTTTAGCAGTATTAAATGCGTTGTAA